One genomic region from Aliarcobacter cryaerophilus ATCC 43158 encodes:
- a CDS encoding flagellar hook-basal body complex protein: MIGALWTGISGLAAHQTALDNESNNIANVNTVGYKAGRISFADQIYQGQIGKGSFVQDAEKIFVTGGSKITGVEYDVALQGDGFFTVINKNTLGTAETFYTRAGNFRMGQSGTLQNPDGYEVQGWAMSSIDQKNDVKSTNQNATRFTDSYIKNLGNSIIRHGDFIETIAAKATNFDETAKSDATSVFSGAGAKTKAAKLKDIDLAMADYNAWLQKYKDDPTLPSAGSIAQVSQVNFRTGVPPTSIIGKDGDSIRVVIDGQNYDVDFIPTKTTDDYRQQLWTQLTASGEVATYGIVNPTNLIAPFPNGPIATQEIADTEIAKYDQLAGKINTYKAMADKISNSNAGGMVAYMAKDSLAPTADTLNPNGMYEESTKLADMLRGVIQIKSLIPGKDFKITEVSEHSGANQNVSVKGSHQTTAAAVSGSGKAAIESAREALSRLVTGNQQSVYTTQELYGNATSATSTRDYKFNIEIFDKDLGYVIPVPNNGGTPPQPVNITFGTGATAPYDDMTIDGIVNSINNLRTASGPQLGDYIIAKNVNGNLVLETKDSSYDLEFDAKLTYDDPNPAPGVNDVFIEINADYSGRRGAGGEFMEITTRVDQTSTQNSLQLRLDVLNISDSKFGQFSIDDTGLVTIKEGGVEYAVGQVSIARFTNNRGLEAAGNNNFQRTQESGNAIYSINNNNTAGVKGQALELSKADLSESLVNLMVFQRAFEANAKSITTSDELLSTLINLKR, translated from the coding sequence ATGATAGGTGCATTATGGACTGGAATATCAGGATTAGCAGCACATCAAACAGCATTGGATAATGAATCAAATAACATTGCCAATGTAAACACTGTTGGTTATAAAGCAGGAAGAATTTCTTTTGCGGATCAAATTTACCAAGGACAAATTGGTAAAGGATCATTTGTACAAGATGCAGAGAAGATTTTCGTAACAGGTGGTTCAAAAATCACAGGAGTTGAGTATGATGTTGCTTTACAAGGTGATGGATTTTTCACTGTAATAAATAAAAATACACTTGGAACTGCAGAGACATTTTATACAAGAGCTGGAAATTTCCGTATGGGACAAAGTGGTACTTTACAAAATCCAGATGGATATGAGGTTCAAGGTTGGGCAATGAGTTCAATTGACCAAAAAAATGATGTAAAGAGTACAAATCAAAATGCTACAAGGTTTACAGATTCTTATATTAAAAATCTGGGAAATAGTATTATTAGACATGGAGATTTTATTGAAACAATTGCAGCAAAGGCTACAAATTTTGATGAGACTGCAAAATCAGACGCTACGTCTGTATTTAGTGGAGCTGGAGCAAAAACAAAAGCCGCAAAGCTAAAAGATATAGACCTTGCGATGGCTGATTATAATGCTTGGCTTCAAAAGTATAAAGATGATCCAACTTTACCATCAGCTGGTTCTATTGCACAAGTTTCTCAGGTAAACTTTAGAACAGGAGTTCCTCCTACTTCAATTATTGGGAAAGATGGTGACTCTATAAGAGTAGTTATTGATGGACAAAATTACGATGTAGATTTTATTCCAACTAAAACAACGGATGATTATAGACAACAGCTTTGGACACAGCTTACTGCATCTGGAGAAGTTGCAACATACGGTATTGTAAATCCTACTAACCTTATTGCTCCTTTTCCAAATGGACCAATAGCAACGCAAGAGATAGCAGATACAGAAATTGCAAAATATGACCAATTAGCTGGTAAAATAAATACTTATAAAGCTATGGCTGATAAAATTTCTAATTCAAATGCTGGTGGAATGGTTGCTTATATGGCAAAAGATAGTTTAGCGCCAACTGCTGATACATTAAATCCAAATGGTATGTATGAAGAGAGTACAAAATTAGCAGATATGTTAAGAGGAGTTATTCAAATAAAATCTTTAATTCCTGGAAAAGATTTTAAAATAACAGAAGTATCAGAACACTCAGGAGCAAATCAAAATGTATCTGTAAAAGGATCACACCAAACAACAGCTGCCGCAGTCTCAGGTTCTGGAAAAGCTGCTATAGAATCAGCTAGAGAAGCACTTTCAAGACTTGTAACTGGAAATCAACAAAGTGTTTATACTACTCAAGAGCTATATGGAAATGCAACTTCAGCAACTTCTACAAGAGATTATAAATTTAACATAGAAATTTTTGATAAAGATTTAGGTTATGTAATTCCAGTTCCAAATAATGGAGGAACTCCACCACAGCCTGTAAATATTACTTTTGGTACAGGAGCAACAGCACCGTATGATGATATGACAATAGATGGTATAGTAAACTCAATAAATAATTTAAGAACAGCTTCTGGACCACAATTAGGTGATTATATTATTGCAAAAAATGTAAATGGAAACTTGGTATTAGAAACAAAGGATTCTAGTTATGATTTAGAGTTTGATGCTAAACTAACATATGATGATCCTAATCCAGCACCAGGTGTTAATGATGTATTTATAGAGATAAATGCTGATTACTCTGGAAGAAGAGGTGCAGGAGGTGAGTTTATGGAGATAACTACAAGAGTTGATCAAACTTCTACTCAAAATAGTCTTCAACTAAGATTAGATGTTTTAAATATCTCTGATAGTAAATTTGGACAATTTAGTATAGATGACACAGGACTTGTAACTATAAAAGAAGGTGGAGTTGAGTATGCTGTTGGTCAAGTTTCAATTGCAAGATTTACAAACAACAGAGGACTTGAAGCTGCTGGAAATAACAACTTTCAAAGAACTCAGGAGTCTGGAAATGCAATTTATAGTATAAACAACAATAATACAGCAGGTGTAAAAGGACAAGCACTAGAACTTAGTAAAGCAGATTTAAGTGAAAGCTTAGTAAACTTAATGGTATTTCAAAGAGCTTTTGAAGCAAATGCGAAATCTATAACAACATCAGATGAGCTTTTAAGTACACTTATTAACTTAAAAAGATAG
- a CDS encoding flagellin: MEVGRVAQIDNAKQNYEIKTKQVSNVEEKVKTIQEDEYKKNASKDPASELNEVILDNIQFGYNKKSRDFFVKITRGDIENKYPTEDMMKIKAFLIEELEKSIKN, encoded by the coding sequence ATGGAAGTTGGAAGAGTAGCACAAATTGATAATGCAAAACAAAACTATGAAATTAAGACAAAACAAGTAAGTAATGTTGAAGAAAAAGTTAAAACAATACAAGAAGATGAGTATAAAAAAAATGCTTCAAAGGATCCAGCAAGTGAGTTGAATGAAGTTATTTTAGATAATATTCAATTTGGATACAACAAAAAATCAAGAGATTTTTTTGTAAAAATAACAAGAGGCGATATTGAAAATAAATATCCAACAGAAGATATGATGAAAATAAAAGCTTTTTTGATTGAAGAGCTAGAAAAAAGTATTAAAAATTAA
- a CDS encoding FliM/FliN family flagellar motor switch protein has protein sequence MEISERVYDLLVDTEIVVDVMLGSTSISVGEFLKLTEGDIISLHKPAGSGGEIYVNSRIIGTGDIIVMEEKLAVRVQDAMDSDNVVQYFFEEHMI, from the coding sequence ATGGAAATAAGTGAAAGAGTTTACGATTTATTAGTAGATACCGAAATTGTTGTTGATGTTATGCTTGGAAGCACTAGTATATCAGTTGGTGAGTTTTTAAAATTAACCGAAGGAGATATTATATCATTGCATAAACCAGCTGGTAGTGGTGGCGAGATTTATGTAAATTCAAGAATAATTGGAACAGGTGATATAATTGTTATGGAAGAGAAATTAGCAGTTAGAGTCCAAGATGCTATGGATTCAGATAATGTTGTTCAATATTTCTTTGAAGAGCATATGATTTAA
- a CDS encoding FliM/FliN family flagellar motor switch protein — MASDLSNVFKNELSNTLEQLLGKKAKISETKKIDDSFESSSFIEADVKFDIKGLSSGIVFYVPSISATKFEYLMLGGMGDLKADIDDETTDAVNEIVSNICGSFCTASNAQGMPDIVGMKSEIKGTKKVEKSALSGKDIYIFNISLDEDETPILISFDKSFSTFFSLITGVKDEKPAVSIPVSAPVTVAPTQAIVGVPNPSKNLELLYNVRLKLSVRLGTKIVLLKDILRWDVGEIIELEQMVNEPLEILINGVKIGEGEAVIVEGKFGLKIKKIINEDFKLDKIGL, encoded by the coding sequence TTGGCATCAGATTTATCAAATGTATTTAAAAACGAGCTATCAAATACGCTAGAACAGTTACTAGGTAAGAAAGCAAAAATTTCTGAAACAAAAAAAATAGATGATAGTTTTGAATCTTCAAGTTTTATAGAAGCAGATGTAAAATTCGATATAAAAGGTTTAAGTTCAGGTATAGTCTTTTATGTTCCTAGTATTAGTGCTACAAAGTTTGAGTATTTAATGCTAGGTGGAATGGGTGATTTAAAAGCAGATATTGATGATGAAACAACAGATGCTGTAAATGAAATAGTTTCAAATATTTGTGGTAGCTTTTGTACTGCTTCAAATGCTCAAGGCATGCCAGATATTGTAGGTATGAAATCTGAGATTAAAGGAACAAAAAAAGTAGAAAAAAGTGCATTAAGTGGAAAAGATATATATATTTTTAATATATCTTTGGATGAAGATGAAACTCCTATTTTAATTAGTTTTGATAAATCATTTTCTACTTTTTTCTCTTTAATTACAGGAGTAAAGGATGAAAAACCAGCAGTTTCTATTCCTGTTTCAGCTCCAGTTACTGTTGCTCCAACTCAAGCAATAGTAGGAGTTCCAAATCCATCTAAAAATCTTGAACTTTTGTACAATGTTAGATTAAAACTAAGCGTAAGATTAGGTACAAAAATAGTTCTTTTAAAAGATATTTTAAGATGGGATGTTGGTGAAATTATTGAACTTGAACAGATGGTAAATGAGCCACTTGAAATTCTTATAAATGGTGTTAAAATAGGTGAGGGTGAAGCTGTAATTGTAGAAGGAAAATTTGGATTAAAGATTAAGAAAATTATAAATGAAGATTTTAAATTAGATAAAATAGGATTGTAA
- a CDS encoding flagellar hook assembly protein FlgD: MADVSSTNSVTGTDSFGNKYTQSVSNDALTTNDFLKLMIEELKLQDPTKPMDSAKMLSTQMQMSTLNANMEMIKALQSIQTAFSQSSLSTATGVIGKNIENGSTNKDGALKAFTVESIENVDGEIQVIAREWLYLHNGISLKDGDELKAANYDETGNLYDEKGEKTGQTLVLESLGKPLVKDGKLVVKDADGNEVTDHKYVANGKSTVVVSDETVSMPFSSITKIF, translated from the coding sequence ATGGCAGATGTAAGCAGTACAAATAGTGTAACAGGTACAGATAGTTTTGGAAATAAATATACACAAAGTGTAAGTAATGACGCACTAACAACAAATGATTTTTTAAAGCTAATGATTGAAGAGTTAAAGCTTCAAGATCCAACAAAACCTATGGATTCAGCAAAAATGCTATCAACTCAAATGCAAATGAGTACATTAAATGCGAATATGGAGATGATAAAAGCACTTCAATCTATTCAAACAGCCTTTTCTCAATCTTCGCTTTCAACAGCAACAGGTGTAATTGGTAAAAATATTGAAAATGGAAGTACAAATAAAGATGGAGCCTTAAAAGCATTTACAGTTGAATCTATTGAAAATGTAGATGGTGAAATACAAGTTATAGCAAGAGAGTGGTTATATCTTCACAATGGAATATCTTTGAAAGATGGAGATGAACTTAAAGCAGCTAACTATGATGAAACAGGAAACCTATACGATGAAAAAGGTGAAAAAACTGGACAAACTTTAGTTTTGGAGAGTTTAGGAAAGCCTTTGGTTAAAGATGGAAAACTAGTAGTAAAAGACGCAGATGGAAATGAAGTAACTGACCATAAATATGTAGCAAATGGTAAAAGTACTGTTGTTGTTTCTGATGAAACTGTTAGTATGCCATTTTCTTCAATAACAAAAATTTTCTAA
- a CDS encoding tetratricopeptide repeat protein: MKESIYKIVIIFFILNNFLYANIIESQPQIIFELEKLEASNENLEIQVDFNKAVLHFRKGEYKDALRLFERTSKVFEAPSLLNMGIIYYKQKNEEKAKEFFNKIYSKKTNLINQPYSFISSCYYLFEITKDDKYMLDLVTIFQNSKKLSEYNELITDIKDAILKELANRYLMIEDYENALGALNAMSYSLDLKKAMILIKLNNFKKASTILKKVREEEKDSETLNKILWISSYSSLKQNNFEDAQEILDLINDRKKDFNVNIQMPLEIFFNKDLYTYKDYYKSIMKFDEDRMYDFIYYFAPFVFSDSKEIIYDSVKGFIYGKAQSVENLENMVEYNTKFIRLVKQDPIKRVNELKNIIKTDSKAYIYYNLGLSYAQINDFTNAYKNFEKAYKLSPGNKLYSVMYLITANKTFADMPDKQRAILDKNIRDSGGLYSYFAKELYKLFINSGYNVVETAQSYEKTVFYKAIDFLKKMNNNEDLSNHQLLEDYERDPFIYLLKLVQKNRSENEYSYSARVQDAVTLKYNNNFLDSSLITSKYYIDILKAFGVFTRVDFNIDGNNNPSYLVTKAYSDLYLGKPLNSIETLKRLKDEFGYENRFTMYLSTASFLESLRPEEASIQISLIKAFYKDKDTDFLTAIQLLQNMNISSAKQFLLNKYDNPYIDFRIVGFEEFMLSL; this comes from the coding sequence TTGAAAGAATCTATATACAAAATAGTTATAATTTTTTTTATACTAAATAATTTTTTATATGCAAATATTATAGAATCTCAACCACAAATAATTTTTGAATTAGAAAAACTAGAAGCTTCAAATGAAAATTTGGAGATACAAGTTGATTTTAATAAAGCAGTTTTACACTTTAGAAAAGGTGAATACAAAGATGCTTTAAGACTTTTTGAAAGAACTTCAAAAGTTTTTGAAGCACCATCACTTTTGAATATGGGAATAATATATTACAAACAAAAAAATGAAGAAAAAGCAAAAGAGTTTTTTAATAAAATCTATTCAAAAAAGACAAATCTAATAAATCAACCATACTCATTTATATCATCTTGTTACTATCTTTTTGAAATAACTAAAGATGATAAATATATGCTAGATTTAGTAACAATTTTTCAAAATAGCAAAAAATTAAGTGAATACAACGAGCTTATTACAGATATTAAAGATGCTATTTTGAAAGAGTTGGCAAATAGATATTTGATGATAGAGGATTATGAAAATGCTCTAGGAGCTTTAAATGCGATGAGCTACTCTTTGGATTTGAAAAAAGCTATGATTTTAATAAAACTAAATAATTTTAAAAAAGCTTCAACAATTTTGAAGAAAGTAAGAGAAGAAGAGAAAGATAGTGAAACTTTAAATAAAATATTGTGGATTTCATCATATTCAAGCTTGAAACAAAATAATTTTGAAGATGCACAAGAGATACTTGATTTAATTAATGATAGAAAAAAAGATTTTAATGTAAATATACAAATGCCATTAGAGATATTTTTTAATAAAGATTTATATACATATAAAGATTACTATAAAAGTATTATGAAATTTGATGAAGATAGAATGTATGATTTTATATATTATTTTGCTCCTTTTGTCTTTTCAGATTCAAAAGAGATAATATATGACTCCGTAAAAGGTTTTATATATGGAAAAGCACAAAGTGTAGAGAATTTAGAAAATATGGTTGAATATAATACAAAATTTATTCGTTTGGTAAAACAAGATCCAATAAAACGGGTAAATGAATTAAAAAATATTATAAAAACAGATTCTAAAGCCTATATTTATTATAACTTAGGTCTATCTTATGCTCAAATAAATGATTTTACAAATGCTTATAAAAATTTTGAAAAAGCTTATAAACTAAGTCCTGGTAATAAGTTATATTCAGTTATGTATCTAATTACTGCAAATAAAACATTTGCTGATATGCCGGATAAGCAAAGAGCTATTTTAGATAAAAATATAAGAGATAGTGGTGGATTATATAGTTATTTTGCAAAAGAGTTATATAAATTATTTATAAATAGTGGTTACAATGTTGTTGAAACAGCACAATCTTATGAAAAAACAGTTTTCTATAAAGCAATAGATTTTTTAAAGAAGATGAACAACAATGAAGATTTAAGTAATCATCAACTTCTTGAAGATTATGAAAGAGATCCTTTTATATATCTTTTAAAACTTGTTCAAAAAAATAGAAGTGAAAATGAGTACAGCTATTCTGCAAGAGTTCAAGATGCAGTAACTTTGAAATACAACAATAATTTTTTAGATAGCTCTCTTATTACTTCAAAATATTATATTGATATACTAAAAGCATTTGGTGTTTTTACAAGAGTAGATTTTAATATAGATGGAAACAACAACCCAAGTTATTTAGTAACAAAAGCATATAGTGATTTATATTTGGGAAAACCACTTAATTCTATTGAGACATTAAAAAGGCTAAAAGATGAGTTTGGATATGAGAATAGATTTACAATGTATCTTTCAACTGCATCATTTTTAGAATCTTTAAGACCAGAAGAAGCATCTATTCAAATATCTTTAATAAAAGCATTTTATAAAGATAAAGATACAGATTTTTTAACTGCGATTCAACTTTTACAAAATATGAATATTTCAAGTGCAAAGCAATTCTTATTAAATAAGTATGATAATCCATATATAGATTTTAGAATTGTTGGTTTTGAAGAGTTTATGCTTTCTTTATAA
- the flhF gene encoding flagellar biosynthesis protein FlhF, whose protein sequence is MNRLSFLGETPTEALRNAQIECGEEAIVISTKKIANANGYNKDMYEIVVAVEDDEIQKNMEFTKTAIAKAIVESEPIKAQIYDYKEEILKMQSLLEQVQKTLWKPKSQLYDLLIPPEFIDVYTIFEKNEFDSEMTYTIMKKTIKELPVSLKSNQKKVNDFFKLVLRRVIPIKMEQPLRKEQRKIMMMVGPTGVGKTTTISKLAARFAYKMEQNHKVGVITLDSFRVGAIEQLQAYTNIMRLPLEIVKKPEDLTEALLRLKNCSYIFIDTAGSSQYDIDKIELINEYRKHVYELPIEKTLVLPSNVKHSDLMEIYKNYSILDIDNLIFTKLDETKSFGNVISFSHKTKKSITYFSIGQNVPDDLIAADASFLIDCFMNNECSKEI, encoded by the coding sequence ATGAATAGACTCTCTTTTTTAGGGGAAACACCAACAGAAGCCTTAAGAAATGCTCAAATAGAGTGTGGTGAAGAAGCTATTGTAATCTCTACAAAAAAAATTGCAAATGCAAATGGTTATAATAAAGATATGTATGAGATAGTTGTTGCTGTTGAAGATGATGAGATTCAAAAAAATATGGAGTTTACAAAAACAGCAATTGCAAAAGCGATAGTTGAATCTGAGCCTATAAAAGCACAAATTTATGACTATAAAGAGGAGATTTTAAAAATGCAATCTCTTCTTGAGCAAGTTCAAAAAACTCTTTGGAAGCCAAAAAGCCAACTATATGACTTACTTATTCCTCCTGAATTTATAGATGTTTATACTATTTTTGAAAAAAATGAATTTGATAGTGAGATGACATACACTATTATGAAAAAAACAATAAAAGAGCTTCCTGTTTCACTAAAATCAAACCAAAAAAAAGTAAATGATTTTTTTAAATTAGTTTTAAGAAGAGTTATTCCTATTAAAATGGAGCAACCTTTAAGAAAAGAGCAGAGAAAAATTATGATGATGGTAGGTCCTACAGGAGTTGGTAAAACTACAACTATTTCAAAGCTAGCTGCAAGATTTGCTTATAAAATGGAACAAAATCATAAAGTTGGTGTTATTACTTTAGACTCCTTTAGAGTTGGTGCAATAGAACAGTTACAAGCATATACAAATATTATGAGACTTCCTTTGGAAATAGTTAAAAAACCTGAAGATTTAACAGAAGCACTTTTAAGGCTTAAAAATTGTAGTTATATATTTATTGATACAGCAGGTTCTAGCCAATATGATATTGATAAAATAGAACTTATAAATGAGTACAGAAAGCATGTATATGAGCTTCCTATTGAAAAAACTTTGGTTCTTCCTTCAAATGTAAAGCATAGCGATTTGATGGAGATTTATAAAAATTATTCAATACTTGATATTGATAACCTTATTTTTACAAAATTAGATGAGACAAAAAGTTTTGGAAATGTTATATCTTTTTCACATAAAACAAAAAAATCAATAACATATTTCTCTATTGGACAAAATGTACCAGATGATTTAATAGCAGCAGATGCTTCTTTTTTAATAGATTGTTTTATGAATAATGAGTGCAGTAAGGAGATATAA
- a CDS encoding rod-binding protein, with product MEINSSNLYNNDILKTNKFENLNSSSLKNVEDKELREVSNNFEAFFINQILETSLKSTSIAGEEAGSDIIKGMYLQSISDSSSGNFGISDMLYNFLSQNNKKEQG from the coding sequence ATGGAGATAAATAGTAGCAATTTATATAACAATGATATTCTAAAAACAAATAAATTTGAAAATTTAAATAGTAGTAGTCTCAAGAATGTTGAAGATAAAGAGTTACGAGAGGTAAGTAATAATTTTGAAGCATTTTTTATAAATCAAATATTGGAAACTTCTTTAAAATCAACTAGTATAGCAGGAGAAGAAGCTGGTAGCGATATTATAAAAGGTATGTATTTGCAATCAATTTCTGATAGTTCTAGTGGTAATTTTGGAATTAGTGATATGCTGTATAACTTTTTATCACAAAATAATAAGAAAGAACAAGGTTAA
- a CDS encoding flagellar hook-basal body complex protein translates to MIGAMWNGIAGIWQHDKGIAVESNNLANSNTVGHKKDQISFSDVLYSQAGFGKGVQTQSISKQFEQGNIVQSGVGIDVAIDGKGFFVVKSRENPNEIYYTRAGNLVQAKDGFLTTQDDYKIQGLVPQSKITTTTNPSDTLFTDSYIQSIVSTNINNGSGTIYNINAKASDYVSSSKDDDILKKGDGYKTSQNKINDIEALKADYIEKLNKFLMDQTTTNSSSVSQKSQIDFSSNLSSLQATDNTISVTIDNKTYSVKFDVNSTINDEEMQKLYNFLDTNGKSKYNLVDPNTIQSQANIDAMPATTPQEILDKATAQTLRDNQINSYTNANSVINAMKDLSDKISSKDGMSASAKDGTLVIDTLIAGASFNISDIKLNDTNFNSIKLQEAVKGSGLAMVDSARDALKNAVENADGKFLQITNVLEYGNLGVIGENDINVRLDALGISDKSTAEINISDDGFVFVKSQGHSFLVGRLSTAGFRNEQGLEPMGGNLFQQSQYSGNPFNSDTMNIIRGGALERANIDYGSTLAQIMVFQKAFEASSKSITTADEFLQTAIEMKR, encoded by the coding sequence ATGATAGGAGCTATGTGGAATGGAATTGCTGGAATTTGGCAACATGACAAAGGAATAGCTGTTGAGTCAAATAATTTGGCAAACTCAAATACTGTTGGGCATAAAAAAGACCAAATAAGTTTTTCAGATGTATTATACAGTCAAGCAGGATTTGGAAAAGGCGTACAAACTCAAAGTATTTCAAAACAGTTTGAGCAAGGAAATATTGTTCAAAGTGGTGTTGGAATAGATGTTGCAATAGATGGTAAAGGTTTTTTTGTAGTAAAAAGTAGAGAAAATCCAAATGAAATTTATTATACAAGAGCTGGAAATTTAGTTCAAGCAAAAGATGGTTTTTTGACAACACAAGATGATTATAAAATACAAGGATTAGTGCCTCAAAGTAAAATTACTACAACTACAAATCCATCTGATACACTTTTCACAGATAGCTACATACAAAGTATAGTATCTACAAATATAAACAATGGAAGTGGTACAATTTATAACATAAATGCAAAAGCTAGTGATTATGTGAGTTCTTCAAAAGATGATGATATATTAAAAAAAGGTGACGGATACAAAACTTCACAAAATAAGATAAATGATATTGAAGCATTAAAAGCTGATTATATAGAGAAGTTAAATAAATTTTTGATGGATCAAACAACAACAAATAGTTCATCTGTTAGTCAAAAATCTCAAATAGATTTTTCATCAAATTTATCATCTTTACAAGCTACAGATAATACTATTAGTGTAACAATTGATAATAAAACATATAGTGTGAAATTTGATGTAAACTCAACTATAAATGATGAAGAGATGCAAAAATTATATAATTTTTTAGATACAAATGGAAAATCAAAGTATAATTTAGTTGATCCTAACACTATACAAAGTCAAGCAAATATAGATGCAATGCCAGCAACAACTCCTCAAGAGATTTTGGATAAAGCAACAGCACAAACTTTAAGGGATAATCAAATAAATTCATACACAAATGCAAATAGTGTTATAAATGCTATGAAAGACTTATCTGATAAAATTTCTTCAAAAGATGGTATGAGTGCTAGTGCAAAAGATGGAACTTTGGTTATTGATACTTTAATTGCTGGTGCTAGCTTTAATATATCTGATATAAAACTTAATGATACAAACTTTAATTCTATAAAATTACAAGAAGCAGTAAAAGGTTCTGGTCTTGCGATGGTTGATAGTGCAAGAGATGCTTTAAAAAATGCAGTTGAAAATGCAGATGGAAAGTTTTTACAAATTACAAATGTATTGGAGTATGGAAACTTAGGAGTTATTGGAGAAAATGATATAAATGTAAGGCTTGATGCATTAGGAATCTCTGATAAAAGTACAGCGGAAATAAATATATCAGATGATGGGTTTGTATTTGTAAAAAGTCAAGGACATAGTTTTTTAGTAGGAAGACTTAGTACTGCTGGATTTAGAAATGAGCAAGGATTAGAGCCTATGGGAGGAAATTTGTTTCAACAGTCACAATATAGTGGAAATCCTTTTAATTCAGATACTATGAATATAATAAGAGGTGGTGCTCTTGAAAGAGCTAATATAGATTATGGTTCTACTTTAGCACAAATTATGGTATTTCAAAAAGCTTTTGAAGCAAGTTCAAAATCTATTACAACAGCAGATGAGTTTTTACAAACGGCAATAGAAATGAAGAGATAA
- a CDS encoding FliH/SctL family protein produces the protein MAENVYSSARVLKDDKKVEKFELSNFLKNKVVPKEDTHEFVELKLENENGLNLEKTESKTPVETMNIVDNSAVLEKIEPIFAEFEKMIKKIEEVSQKVTTIEQDAIIKGKDFDTQVIKAIKDLKQCATFFEQAAFGFESKLLKTSISIAQKIINIEVGENSSKIAKQTINQLLLKLKNATKVKIHLNPKDYYVLKQELELEPFIELFEDANVVAGGVVIASNLGNFDGSIEAKISSMLESLDLVI, from the coding sequence ATGGCTGAAAATGTTTACTCGAGTGCAAGAGTACTAAAAGATGATAAAAAAGTAGAGAAATTTGAGCTATCTAATTTTTTAAAAAATAAAGTAGTACCAAAAGAAGATACTCATGAGTTTGTTGAGTTAAAACTAGAAAATGAAAATGGCTTAAATCTAGAAAAAACAGAATCAAAAACTCCTGTTGAAACTATGAACATTGTTGATAATTCTGCTGTTTTGGAGAAAATAGAGCCTATTTTTGCTGAATTTGAGAAAATGATAAAAAAGATTGAAGAAGTGTCACAAAAAGTTACAACTATCGAACAAGATGCCATAATCAAAGGTAAAGATTTTGATACTCAAGTTATAAAAGCAATAAAAGATTTGAAGCAGTGTGCAACGTTTTTTGAGCAGGCTGCTTTTGGTTTTGAGAGTAAATTATTGAAAACTTCTATATCTATTGCTCAAAAAATTATAAATATTGAAGTAGGAGAAAACTCTTCTAAAATAGCTAAACAGACTATAAATCAGCTTTTACTAAAACTAAAAAATGCAACAAAAGTAAAAATTCATTTAAATCCAAAAGATTATTATGTTTTAAAACAAGAGTTAGAACTAGAACCTTTTATTGAACTTTTTGAGGATGCAAATGTAGTTGCTGGAGGTGTTGTAATTGCTAGCAACTTGGGAAATTTTGATGGAAGTATTGAAGCAAAAATATCTTCAATGCTTGAATCTTTAGATTTAGTGATATAA